One window of Candidatus Methylacidiphilales bacterium genomic DNA carries:
- a CDS encoding RICIN domain-containing protein produces the protein MFCGLRRVLAVWSILTAQLAAIAFAAPLPGQRADDFVESCGINIKLDRGVYFNWTTVKSRLDELNLRHYRDGLRLVENPTYKARYQELWDQQGMKLLGIWGPWENFGRPPGDAVPTIKLAAPFLHAVEGPNEPDLFWDDNYNYGGQTERYAEIRAYQNDLFNAVHGDGQTSGFNVTTPAMAFVESAPRLGSNLHDLVAWHFYTGPADMLGMGDRRNSTRLAYGNSSKPSYLTETGSNVDLGSPLGISERAQMKMVVRAMLLGYLGDAKTYLHQLMDEGSEVNENNRWGIVRNDGTPRPAFNALKNLVNLFNESTFNTSSKTWSRPGFNPPGLDYSIQGGLDKFFHILFQKADGTSYIVTWIETSSYNKGSNTNLETSRPMTLNIRGTARIEALSFDNNGNWSTSVLTGSGSSAGFTTSDSVTVIKISNLTGDGDNGITNNMVYELEPLSSTGQRLDVAGAADANGANVHLWTTNGAPAQAWRFTDAGAGFYELTPQCATGRRLDVAGSGTVDGTNVHIWQSNGAPAQKWRPIRISTDVYEFEPMNAPGKRLDVAGNGADAGLNVQIRQTNAGNAQRWRLSTPNSGGSIVNNALYELEPQCAAGKRLDVNASADVNGANVQIWQSFGNPAQTWRVTSVGNGFYELTPQCATGRRLDVDGMGSANGTNVHIWQSFGNAAQRWKLISVGGDLFELEPECAPGKRLDVAGMGSANGTNVHIWQSFGNAAQRWKLIRR, from the coding sequence ATGTTTTGCGGACTGCGCAGGGTCCTTGCCGTCTGGTCAATCCTGACCGCGCAACTTGCTGCCATCGCCTTCGCCGCACCGCTGCCTGGCCAGCGGGCGGATGACTTTGTCGAGTCTTGTGGCATCAACATCAAACTGGACCGTGGCGTCTACTTCAATTGGACGACGGTCAAATCGCGGCTGGATGAATTGAACTTGCGCCATTACCGCGACGGACTCCGGTTGGTCGAGAACCCGACTTACAAGGCCCGCTACCAGGAACTCTGGGATCAACAGGGCATGAAACTCCTCGGCATCTGGGGTCCATGGGAAAACTTCGGTCGCCCGCCTGGCGATGCCGTGCCTACCATCAAGCTGGCAGCCCCTTTCCTCCATGCGGTAGAAGGCCCGAACGAGCCCGACCTCTTTTGGGATGATAACTACAACTACGGCGGCCAGACCGAACGCTATGCCGAGATCCGGGCCTATCAGAATGACCTCTTCAACGCCGTCCATGGAGACGGGCAGACTTCCGGCTTTAATGTGACCACACCCGCCATGGCCTTTGTCGAAAGTGCCCCGCGCCTCGGCTCCAACCTGCATGACTTGGTAGCCTGGCATTTTTACACCGGACCGGCCGACATGCTTGGCATGGGTGACCGACGCAACAGCACCCGTTTGGCCTATGGCAATTCCAGCAAGCCCAGCTACCTAACAGAAACCGGATCAAATGTGGACCTCGGCAGTCCCCTGGGCATTTCCGAACGCGCCCAAATGAAAATGGTGGTGCGCGCCATGCTGCTCGGCTACCTCGGCGACGCCAAGACCTACCTGCACCAACTCATGGATGAGGGCTCGGAGGTCAACGAAAACAACCGCTGGGGCATTGTCCGCAACGACGGCACCCCGCGCCCGGCATTCAATGCCCTGAAAAATCTGGTCAACCTGTTCAACGAAAGCACGTTCAATACCTCGAGCAAAACCTGGAGCCGCCCCGGCTTCAACCCGCCCGGACTCGACTACTCCATCCAAGGGGGCCTCGACAAGTTTTTCCACATCCTCTTCCAGAAGGCGGACGGCACTTCTTACATCGTCACCTGGATTGAGACCTCCTCGTACAACAAGGGAAGCAATACAAACCTCGAAACCAGCCGCCCGATGACACTCAACATCCGGGGAACGGCACGCATTGAAGCCCTGTCTTTCGACAACAACGGAAATTGGTCCACCAGTGTACTGACGGGATCGGGGTCTTCGGCCGGGTTCACCACCAGCGATTCCGTAACCGTGATAAAGATTTCGAATCTAACAGGCGATGGCGACAACGGAATCACCAATAACATGGTTTACGAACTCGAACCACTTTCCAGTACGGGCCAACGTCTGGATGTGGCCGGGGCCGCCGACGCCAACGGGGCCAATGTACATCTATGGACAACCAACGGGGCACCCGCCCAGGCCTGGCGCTTCACCGATGCGGGGGCCGGCTTCTATGAACTTACCCCGCAGTGCGCGACGGGGCGCCGCCTGGATGTGGCCGGTTCCGGAACGGTGGATGGCACCAATGTCCACATCTGGCAGTCCAACGGGGCGCCAGCCCAGAAGTGGCGTCCGATCCGCATTTCCACGGACGTCTATGAATTCGAGCCGATGAACGCCCCGGGCAAGCGGTTGGATGTCGCCGGGAACGGTGCCGACGCCGGCCTCAATGTTCAGATCCGGCAAACCAACGCCGGTAATGCCCAACGCTGGCGCCTCTCCACCCCCAACAGCGGTGGAAGTATCGTCAACAATGCACTCTACGAACTGGAGCCCCAATGTGCCGCCGGTAAGCGGTTGGATGTGAATGCCTCAGCGGATGTCAATGGAGCCAACGTCCAAATTTGGCAATCCTTCGGCAACCCCGCCCAGACTTGGCGGGTGACCAGTGTGGGCAATGGTTTCTACGAACTGACACCGCAATGCGCCACAGGGCGCCGCCTGGATGTCGATGGCATGGGTTCGGCCAACGGCACCAATGTCCATATCTGGCAATCGTTTGGCAATGCCGCCCAGCGCTGGAAGCTGATTTCGGTGGGTGGAGACCTCTTCGAATTGGAGCCGGAGTGCGCCCCCGGTAAACGTCTGGATGTCGCTGGCATGGGCTCGGCCAATGGCACCAATGTCCATATCTGGCAATCGTTTGGCAACGCCGCGCAACGATGGAAGCTCATCCGCAGATGA
- a CDS encoding AraC family transcriptional regulator: MVALPTNLSEKHIIGARSRENLAQGGRIEALRKRGIEWCGISHVAQPYQMVRKRPDFGHILGCQGGGGEIWFEGRWHAFREGMIFLNPPGHSEAMRAVAGRRWEFCWVHLQADHFPHPESQHWKPRIFRLDPRPLRTAVEGLLLAQNILPEMPGIDHWAELILLYSHRLIQGERSDVRLWKLWEAVGKDPGRDWSIQELGQMAHLSREHLRRICVKETGRTPMQQVTSIRMQRAAALLQYSDQSIEAIAHAMGYENPFTFSNSFQRWMGSRPSIYRQAQKQDSDPGPMRPSTVLGKFSLSQRLPKSRWHCLNLATWANRAVSTGTTGWFGDEHRLPLVPGRHVFHGVPFDLMQELPPQPRAMVLFRSTHPHITACVGAGLPLGIDIPIRTRVRAAYFLHAAGWVEGGEPFGRYRMVPVRGRESEILIRALGESRPSPSSPANIQDWWWGFEPVETKSTRSVYVGDPAGSPGKSGRIYVHEWVNPDPSVPLQEIRITVPGTTRSTLALLGLTLALY, encoded by the coding sequence ATGGTTGCTTTACCCACAAATCTATCTGAAAAGCACATCATCGGCGCACGCAGCCGGGAAAATCTTGCTCAGGGCGGACGGATCGAGGCCCTGCGCAAGCGGGGAATTGAATGGTGTGGTATTTCCCACGTAGCCCAACCCTATCAGATGGTTCGCAAACGACCGGATTTTGGACACATTCTCGGATGTCAGGGGGGGGGCGGGGAGATTTGGTTCGAGGGGCGGTGGCACGCATTCCGGGAAGGCATGATTTTTCTCAACCCGCCCGGACATTCCGAAGCCATGCGGGCTGTGGCGGGTCGGCGTTGGGAATTCTGCTGGGTCCACCTGCAAGCCGATCATTTCCCCCATCCGGAAAGCCAGCATTGGAAACCGCGCATTTTCCGGCTTGATCCCCGCCCGCTGCGCACGGCCGTGGAAGGACTGCTGCTGGCACAAAACATTCTTCCGGAAATGCCCGGTATCGACCATTGGGCGGAACTGATCCTTCTTTACTCCCATCGTCTGATTCAGGGAGAACGCAGTGACGTGCGTTTGTGGAAGCTTTGGGAGGCGGTAGGTAAAGACCCGGGGCGGGACTGGTCCATCCAAGAACTGGGCCAAATGGCGCATCTCAGCCGGGAACACCTGCGCCGGATCTGCGTCAAGGAAACCGGTCGAACGCCCATGCAACAGGTGACTTCCATCCGCATGCAACGGGCCGCCGCCCTGCTGCAATACTCCGACCAGTCCATCGAGGCCATTGCCCACGCCATGGGGTATGAAAACCCTTTTACATTTTCCAACAGTTTCCAGCGGTGGATGGGCTCACGCCCCTCGATCTATCGGCAGGCGCAAAAACAGGACTCCGATCCGGGACCGATGCGTCCGTCCACTGTCTTGGGCAAATTCAGTCTTTCCCAGCGACTGCCGAAGTCCCGCTGGCACTGCCTGAACTTGGCCACTTGGGCCAACCGTGCCGTTTCCACCGGGACGACTGGTTGGTTTGGGGATGAGCACCGGTTGCCGCTCGTGCCGGGGCGTCATGTGTTCCACGGGGTTCCGTTTGATCTCATGCAGGAATTGCCGCCCCAGCCCCGGGCCATGGTGCTTTTCCGTTCGACCCATCCCCACATTACCGCGTGCGTGGGGGCCGGACTTCCCCTCGGCATCGACATTCCCATTCGCACAAGGGTTCGTGCCGCGTATTTCCTTCATGCTGCGGGATGGGTGGAGGGGGGTGAACCCTTCGGACGCTACCGCATGGTACCGGTGCGCGGGCGCGAATCGGAAATCCTGATCCGTGCGTTGGGGGAGTCCAGGCCCTCTCCCTCGTCGCCAGCCAACATCCAGGACTGGTGGTGGGGTTTCGAGCCGGTGGAAACCAAGTCCACCCGCAGTGTCTATGTGGGTGATCCGGCGGGCAGCCCGGGGAAATCCGGGCGCATCTACGTCCATGAGTGGGTCAATCCCGACCCTTCGGTGCCACTCCAGGAAATCCGCATCACCGTTCCGGGCACGACGCGATCCACCCTGGCCCTGCTCGGACTTACACTGGCCTTGTATTGA
- a CDS encoding prepilin-type N-terminal cleavage/methylation domain-containing protein — translation MKRCRQFMNWRKSQGFTLIELLIVVSIMALLVSLAVPALSSLSKSSGFSQSISNLTAQLDDARSLAMANNTYVYVGLNTAGTGGGIQLTSMLSKSAEDDTSAANLLPLGKPVVLNRVSIKNSVSVTGAASGGDVLDAATSGTGRIPTLQRQVAGSLMNYPYVIKFAPDGSASALVDGLSRWIQIGLAPAYSNSSNTNVAVIQISGLTGNVQVFR, via the coding sequence ATGAAGAGGTGTAGGCAATTTATGAATTGGCGAAAGTCCCAAGGATTCACTCTGATCGAGCTTTTAATCGTGGTATCGATCATGGCGCTGCTGGTCAGTCTGGCCGTTCCTGCCCTGAGTTCTCTCTCCAAGAGCAGCGGTTTTAGCCAGTCGATCAGCAACCTGACCGCCCAACTCGATGATGCCCGGTCGTTGGCCATGGCCAACAATACCTATGTCTATGTCGGTCTGAACACTGCCGGAACCGGGGGTGGGATACAGTTGACTTCGATGCTCTCCAAGTCCGCCGAGGACGACACCTCTGCGGCCAATCTATTGCCATTGGGAAAACCGGTAGTTCTGAACAGGGTCAGCATCAAAAATTCCGTTTCTGTCACAGGGGCGGCCTCAGGTGGTGACGTGCTGGATGCCGCCACCAGCGGTACGGGTCGAATCCCCACACTCCAGCGTCAAGTTGCGGGCAGCCTGATGAATTACCCCTATGTGATCAAGTTCGCCCCTGATGGAAGCGCCTCAGCTTTGGTCGACGGACTCTCCCGTTGGATTCAGATCGGGCTGGCCCCCGCTTACTCCAACAGTTCGAACACCAATGTGGCTGTGATTCAGATCAGTGGCTTGACCGGAAATGTCCAAGTCTTCCGCTGA
- a CDS encoding alpha-mannosidase, protein MLKHTELTECRIRQALERLHAACTSDFRALGVEAATIPGEPLPWSVAEKMDYRPFRVGEAWGTYWSTWWFRCRGRVPAEWAEGEAIALFHCGFAAGEGFTSEALLWSGGLPRQAVNVNRMDLPINGAPGADFEFHLEAAANPSPNVHGSAPLLLPGSDAAPAFVLKRAELARFHREIWQAWCDMKACADALEVLPATSARRGQLRHALNEVADWIDWEGGACAARIRSQLTPLLQRRNGDTAHVVSAVGHAHIDTAWLWPLRETVRKCARTFSTALAYMKEYPDYVFACSQAVQYAWMKRHYPELFQDIRSAVARGQWEPIGSMWVEPDCNLPSGESLVRQIVHGKRFFRDELGVEMSNVWIPDVFGYSAALPQIFALSGVDSFLTQKISWNQFNKFPHHTFLWEGIDGTRIFTHFPPADTYNGNMHPREILRSAENFRDGDHASRSLYPYGFGDGGGGPTREMLEMARRFRDFEGLPRLELEGVARFFEKARADASDLPLWVGELYLESHRGTYTTQAWAKRGNRLVERALREAELADAFGCPGHDESVFAKIEPLAVYEAEPSHLPSLNQRQLDRAWKLLLTNQFHDIIPGSSIHWVYQDNRRDLRVAGEITDAVVASTLGPDLDTCDAGASVLNTQAFHRAEVVDLPDGTPAWVEAPACGWAPLEAGTRSSCPAVSAQCVNDLWILDNDLIRAEFNHCGLLIRMFDHEHQREVLAPGSPANLFQLHSDYPVNWDAWDIDVFHRESCHNLDGVAELSWQGQHPLQSRLRIVRKFAASRLEQSVVLRAGSRRLDFETTVDWHENHKVLKVAFPVNIRASHALHGIQFGCLERPNHFNTSWDMARFETCAHQWSCLHEGNYGVSVLEDCKYGRDVVGHVIRLTLLRAPTAPDPEADRGTHQFTFALYPHAGDHRKGCVPEEAARLNHPLRLFRKHAELPASASFLSIDRPGLLVSALKRADDGRGLIVRVYEAHGTRGPGRLRFGLPVSGAWECNLLEEDQKPLEIDQGILDCDWAPFQIRTLRIVPS, encoded by the coding sequence ATGCTTAAACACACGGAACTGACTGAATGCCGCATCCGCCAAGCGTTGGAACGCCTCCATGCAGCTTGTACCAGCGATTTCCGCGCCCTCGGTGTGGAGGCAGCCACAATACCGGGCGAACCTTTACCGTGGAGTGTGGCCGAAAAAATGGATTACAGGCCCTTTCGTGTCGGCGAGGCCTGGGGCACTTACTGGAGTACTTGGTGGTTTCGCTGCCGGGGACGGGTGCCTGCGGAGTGGGCGGAAGGTGAAGCCATCGCCCTTTTTCATTGTGGCTTTGCGGCAGGGGAAGGTTTCACCTCGGAGGCGCTCCTGTGGTCCGGTGGTCTCCCCCGGCAGGCGGTCAATGTCAATCGCATGGACTTGCCGATTAACGGAGCCCCGGGGGCGGACTTCGAATTCCACCTGGAGGCGGCAGCCAATCCGTCGCCCAACGTTCATGGATCGGCACCGCTCCTCCTACCTGGCTCGGACGCCGCCCCGGCTTTCGTGCTCAAACGCGCGGAGCTGGCCCGCTTCCACCGCGAAATCTGGCAGGCATGGTGCGACATGAAAGCCTGTGCCGATGCCCTGGAGGTTTTGCCTGCCACTTCAGCCCGCCGCGGACAGTTGCGCCATGCCCTCAACGAGGTGGCCGATTGGATCGACTGGGAGGGCGGGGCCTGCGCCGCCCGCATCCGCTCCCAACTAACCCCCCTGCTCCAACGCCGCAATGGCGACACCGCCCACGTGGTTAGCGCAGTCGGCCACGCCCACATCGATACCGCCTGGCTCTGGCCCCTGCGCGAGACCGTGCGCAAGTGCGCCCGCACCTTTTCCACCGCCCTCGCCTACATGAAGGAGTATCCGGATTATGTCTTTGCCTGCTCCCAGGCCGTCCAATACGCCTGGATGAAAAGGCACTACCCGGAACTTTTCCAGGATATCCGCTCCGCCGTCGCCCGGGGCCAGTGGGAACCGATCGGTTCCATGTGGGTCGAGCCCGATTGCAACCTTCCTTCCGGTGAGTCCCTGGTGAGGCAGATTGTGCATGGCAAACGCTTTTTCCGCGACGAGCTGGGTGTGGAAATGAGCAATGTGTGGATTCCCGACGTCTTCGGCTACAGTGCGGCCCTGCCGCAGATTTTCGCCCTCAGTGGCGTGGATTCCTTCCTGACCCAGAAGATTTCCTGGAACCAATTCAACAAATTCCCCCACCACACCTTCCTCTGGGAGGGAATTGATGGCACACGCATCTTCACCCATTTCCCCCCGGCCGACACCTACAACGGCAACATGCACCCACGGGAAATCCTCCGCAGCGCGGAAAATTTCCGGGACGGCGACCACGCCTCCCGCTCACTTTATCCCTACGGATTTGGAGACGGCGGCGGCGGCCCCACGCGCGAGATGCTTGAAATGGCGCGAAGATTCCGCGACTTCGAGGGACTGCCTCGCTTGGAGTTGGAGGGGGTTGCCCGCTTTTTTGAGAAAGCCCGTGCCGATGCCTCCGACCTCCCCTTGTGGGTGGGCGAGTTGTATCTGGAATCCCACCGGGGCACCTACACCACCCAGGCTTGGGCCAAGCGGGGCAACCGGCTGGTTGAGCGCGCCCTGCGTGAAGCCGAATTAGCCGACGCCTTCGGATGCCCCGGCCATGACGAATCTGTCTTTGCCAAGATTGAACCCTTGGCAGTCTATGAGGCTGAGCCTTCCCACCTCCCCAGCTTGAACCAGCGTCAATTGGATCGTGCCTGGAAGCTGCTTTTGACCAACCAGTTCCACGACATCATCCCCGGCAGTTCGATCCATTGGGTCTATCAAGACAACCGGCGCGACCTCCGTGTGGCCGGAGAGATCACCGATGCCGTGGTGGCCTCCACTTTGGGCCCTGATCTGGACACCTGTGACGCGGGGGCCTCCGTGCTGAATACCCAGGCCTTCCACCGTGCGGAAGTGGTGGATCTGCCGGACGGTACCCCGGCCTGGGTGGAAGCACCAGCCTGCGGTTGGGCTCCGCTTGAGGCAGGCACCCGTTCGTCCTGTCCAGCGGTCAGTGCACAGTGCGTGAACGATCTCTGGATACTCGACAACGACCTCATCCGGGCGGAGTTCAACCACTGCGGTCTGCTCATAAGGATGTTCGACCATGAGCACCAGCGTGAGGTGCTGGCCCCTGGATCGCCTGCCAATTTGTTCCAATTGCACAGCGATTATCCCGTCAACTGGGATGCCTGGGACATCGATGTTTTCCACCGTGAATCGTGCCACAATCTGGACGGCGTGGCGGAATTATCCTGGCAGGGACAGCATCCTCTTCAGTCCCGGCTTCGGATCGTGCGGAAATTCGCTGCCTCCCGGCTGGAGCAATCCGTGGTTTTGCGAGCGGGTTCGCGGCGTTTGGACTTCGAAACCACGGTGGACTGGCACGAAAACCACAAGGTGCTCAAAGTCGCCTTCCCCGTCAACATCCGAGCCTCCCATGCCCTCCACGGCATCCAGTTCGGCTGCCTGGAGCGACCCAACCATTTCAACACTTCGTGGGATATGGCCCGCTTCGAAACCTGCGCCCACCAATGGAGCTGCCTTCACGAAGGCAACTACGGCGTCTCCGTTCTGGAGGACTGCAAATACGGAAGGGATGTCGTGGGTCATGTAATCCGCTTGACTCTGTTGCGGGCACCCACAGCCCCCGATCCGGAAGCGGACCGTGGGACGCACCAATTCACCTTCGCCCTCTATCCCCACGCGGGCGACCACCGCAAGGGGTGCGTTCCGGAGGAAGCCGCCCGCCTCAACCACCCCTTGCGTTTGTTCCGGAAACATGCGGAACTACCGGCATCCGCCTCTTTCCTCTCCATCGACCGCCCCGGCCTCCTGGTTTCCGCCCTCAAACGGGCCGACGACGGGCGCGGCCTGATTGTCCGCGTTTACGAGGCACACGGCACACGTGGTCCCGGCCGCCTGCGTTTCGGGCTGCCAGTTTCGGGGGCTTGGGAATGCAACCTCCTCGAGGAAGACCAGAAACCGCTGGAGATCGACCAGGGGATTCTGGATTGCGACTGGGCTCCTTTCCAAATCCGCACCCTCCGTATTGTGCCCTCCTGA
- a CDS encoding NAD(P)-dependent oxidoreductase has translation MNLPSHGLKLAAKRILVTGSSGVAGRFVLPLLCQQGFQVRAADMVAPPTSGNGLEFVRCDVRSPGDIRQAVQGMDAVIHLAAWHCGHQPPVSDETTFAVNVDGTFHLIQACREAGSPPLVFASSMAYGWGSVYSVSKVLGEDLCRMYHEVTGAPVAILRYHAFVPGPYLEFGARLLRNGVDAGDVATATVAAVSAALDGRVRFFRTIIHTAHGMPEAVRQDFSGLGPAWCDELVPGGAALLKKYHLPLPDQVEQHDLTTARNEISWQPAVGFREFLQDLHDRDARGEPVARYHSPGSLRHVALRT, from the coding sequence ATGAACCTGCCCTCACACGGTCTGAAACTGGCGGCGAAACGCATTCTCGTCACGGGCTCCAGCGGAGTTGCCGGCCGATTTGTACTGCCGCTTCTTTGCCAACAGGGCTTTCAAGTCCGGGCGGCCGACATGGTGGCCCCGCCCACTTCAGGAAATGGGTTGGAATTCGTCCGTTGCGATGTCCGTTCCCCGGGCGACATCCGTCAGGCTGTCCAGGGCATGGATGCCGTCATCCACTTGGCGGCCTGGCATTGCGGACACCAACCTCCGGTCAGCGATGAAACCACCTTTGCCGTGAATGTGGATGGCACGTTCCACCTGATCCAGGCCTGCCGCGAAGCGGGGAGCCCTCCCTTGGTTTTTGCCTCTTCCATGGCTTATGGCTGGGGATCGGTCTATTCGGTGAGCAAGGTGTTGGGGGAGGATCTTTGCCGGATGTACCACGAGGTGACCGGAGCGCCCGTGGCCATTCTGCGTTACCACGCATTTGTGCCGGGACCGTATCTGGAATTCGGTGCCCGATTGCTGCGCAACGGAGTGGATGCCGGGGACGTGGCCACCGCCACGGTGGCGGCTGTTTCTGCGGCACTGGATGGCCGGGTGCGTTTTTTCCGGACCATCATCCACACGGCGCATGGCATGCCTGAAGCAGTCCGGCAGGATTTTTCCGGCCTCGGTCCTGCCTGGTGTGATGAGCTGGTGCCCGGTGGGGCCGCCCTTTTGAAAAAATACCACCTGCCACTACCCGATCAGGTCGAGCAGCATGACTTGACCACCGCGAGGAATGAAATCAGCTGGCAACCCGCCGTGGGTTTCCGAGAGTTTTTGCAGGATTTGCACGACCGCGATGCCCGCGGCGAACCGGTGGCCCGCTACCATAGTCCAGGCAGCCTCCGTCATGTGGCATTGCGTACTTGA
- a CDS encoding alpha-amylase family glycosyl hydrolase, giving the protein MARMLPSHPISRVIQRPRTFPPDTLDGEFEDLGVAPDCGLGAVLMSLEDSTHHFALIPLADESPLRTFIFGHQNLLAVEHVFQKEIRLAPGQIHRMGTQILLSFSGERQDFLREVSRIYTHSYPPPQSSSRPAWAGTATVLEADFVHYGGIAGLTEKLPALKDQGFDTVYLMPWHTGPYSGYGTLDYWEIDPAKGTFEDLQKLTRRAHDLGLKVLFDLLVNMVTEKSRYLSENPDWFYRDEEGTPQRHTVWPGFALDPASIGFRRFLRDYCLRCVTELGADGFRVDAVSYRGGNWNPLTGLQPHQHAHAIFTLLAEIRTAIQSVKPEAILMAECFGPIQVPVSDLVCYQWVGWLDWVLQNLIEQKLTGQQLGLLLQDHFGCMPRGTWLTTYTHTHDTVAFQGREWEGEPVNLLFALLHLASAGIMTFGGGWNMRERPGSGEIAWQRKLARLKHETGTVASHEIWFQKHHHPNLLIFERPSQLGKLRICANFSAADQPWIPQGSLLFTSREATPQTDRLHPWEFRVENLS; this is encoded by the coding sequence ATGGCCCGCATGTTGCCCAGCCACCCCATTTCCCGGGTCATCCAACGCCCACGCACCTTCCCCCCTGACACTCTGGATGGGGAGTTTGAGGACTTGGGGGTGGCTCCGGACTGCGGCTTGGGAGCCGTACTGATGTCCTTGGAGGATTCTACCCATCATTTCGCCCTGATTCCCTTGGCTGACGAAAGCCCTCTGCGGACGTTCATCTTTGGACACCAAAACTTGCTGGCCGTGGAGCATGTTTTTCAAAAAGAAATCCGTCTTGCTCCAGGACAAATCCACCGGATGGGCACTCAAATCCTTCTTTCGTTCTCGGGGGAACGACAGGATTTCTTGCGGGAGGTTTCCCGGATTTATACCCACTCCTACCCCCCTCCCCAATCCTCTTCCCGTCCGGCATGGGCCGGCACGGCCACAGTGCTCGAGGCCGACTTCGTCCATTACGGAGGCATTGCCGGCCTGACGGAAAAACTACCGGCCTTGAAAGACCAGGGATTTGACACCGTCTACCTCATGCCCTGGCACACCGGCCCCTACAGTGGTTATGGCACTCTGGATTACTGGGAGATCGACCCTGCCAAAGGAACCTTCGAGGATTTGCAAAAACTGACCCGTCGGGCCCATGACTTGGGACTTAAGGTGTTGTTCGATTTGCTGGTGAACATGGTGACTGAAAAAAGCCGTTATCTTTCGGAAAATCCGGATTGGTTTTACCGTGATGAAGAAGGAACCCCCCAACGACACACCGTCTGGCCGGGCTTCGCCCTCGATCCCGCTTCCATCGGATTCCGCCGTTTCCTTCGTGATTATTGCCTGCGCTGCGTCACAGAACTGGGCGCGGACGGATTCCGCGTCGATGCCGTGAGCTACCGGGGCGGCAATTGGAACCCCCTTACCGGACTCCAGCCCCACCAACATGCCCACGCTATTTTTACCCTCCTCGCCGAAATCCGAACCGCCATCCAATCTGTCAAACCAGAAGCTATCCTCATGGCGGAATGCTTCGGCCCCATCCAAGTTCCGGTCAGTGATCTGGTATGTTACCAATGGGTCGGATGGCTTGACTGGGTCTTGCAAAACCTCATCGAACAAAAACTAACCGGACAACAATTGGGCCTGTTGCTCCAGGACCACTTCGGCTGCATGCCACGCGGAACCTGGCTGACCACTTACACCCATACCCACGACACCGTGGCTTTCCAGGGTCGGGAATGGGAGGGCGAACCGGTGAACCTATTATTTGCCCTCCTTCACCTCGCCAGCGCTGGCATCATGACCTTCGGCGGGGGATGGAACATGCGCGAACGTCCTGGGAGCGGTGAAATCGCTTGGCAAAGGAAGTTGGCCCGTCTGAAACACGAAACGGGAACCGTGGCCTCCCACGAGATCTGGTTTCAGAAACATCACCACCCGAACTTGCTCATCTTTGAACGCCCCTCCCAACTTGGCAAACTGCGCATCTGCGCCAATTTCAGCGCGGCGGACCAGCCTTGGATTCCGCAAGGCTCCCTCCTCTTCACCTCACGCGAAGCGACGCCCCAAACCGACAGGCTCCATCCCTGGGAATTTCGGGTGGAAAACCTATCCTGA
- a CDS encoding prepilin-type N-terminal cleavage/methylation domain-containing protein, protein MKHRGPSKIPRTLERAFTMIELMAAMAVFAILGVIIAQALQATSSALAQSNKDLDAHAEMRQALDRIGMDLSARLRREDVSLYFQKVSGKQNDSFSFYSSVPSTLAVSSGPRGISQLFYRVGDPTSSNPYRLLRCSQGTTWSSAGGTGLVFIEPTALLAAPVQPMDASFDLLSAAIFRMEISYLSAKDTTPGTILTSFPATGRDWKEKVGTLCITMAALDGESRKLLNNPSVQLADLEKQFPDAADNTSTLSVWAAKINDVAALNSATSIPIKAVGRIRVMERRFSLY, encoded by the coding sequence ATGAAACACCGGGGCCCTTCCAAAATCCCTCGCACACTGGAGCGTGCGTTTACGATGATTGAGTTGATGGCGGCCATGGCCGTTTTCGCCATCTTAGGGGTCATCATTGCCCAGGCCCTCCAAGCCACCTCGAGTGCCCTGGCCCAGAGCAACAAGGACTTGGACGCCCATGCGGAAATGCGGCAGGCACTCGACCGGATCGGGATGGATTTGAGTGCGCGTCTGAGACGTGAGGATGTTTCGCTCTATTTTCAAAAAGTATCCGGAAAGCAGAATGACTCCTTTTCTTTTTACAGTTCGGTCCCTTCCACCCTTGCGGTTTCCTCGGGTCCGAGGGGGATCTCGCAGCTTTTCTACCGGGTGGGGGATCCGACCAGCAGCAACCCCTACCGTCTGTTGCGCTGTTCGCAGGGAACAACTTGGTCGTCGGCTGGAGGAACCGGGCTTGTGTTCATCGAGCCGACCGCCCTGTTGGCAGCGCCCGTGCAACCGATGGATGCCAGTTTCGATCTGCTGTCGGCGGCCATCTTCCGTATGGAAATTTCCTATCTTTCGGCCAAGGACACGACGCCGGGAACGATCCTCACCTCTTTTCCCGCCACTGGGAGGGATTGGAAAGAAAAAGTGGGCACCCTTTGCATCACCATGGCCGCGCTCGATGGTGAATCACGCAAACTGCTCAATAACCCGTCGGTGCAACTGGCCGATCTGGAAAAACAATTTCCAGATGCGGCGGACAATACTTCAACTTTGTCTGTTTGGGCTGCCAAGATCAATGACGTCGCGGCCCTGAATTCTGCCACATCCATCCCGATCAAAGCAGTGGGACGCATCCGGGTGATGGAACGGAGATTTTCCCTATACTAA